A single window of Vanessa tameamea isolate UH-Manoa-2023 chromosome 5, ilVanTame1 primary haplotype, whole genome shotgun sequence DNA harbors:
- the LOC113404462 gene encoding FMRFamide receptor-like: protein MNRSAPLECDTDVGVPDSDKLFRFVVHGVLLNAIGAGGLLGNALSVLVLSRPQMRSSINCLLVGLAACDTVLIFTSILLFGLTAVYPYTGALRYYYYHICPHLTPYAYPLANVAQTMSVYLTLIVTVERWVAVCHPFRAKALCTSSRARWYVLGTATFAFAYNAPKFFEAEVVAEGDPEAEEIIYCVRANVDFRTDRYVAVYIHWMYLVVMYIVPFSALAALNACIVRQVRRAQAERARLSRVQRRELGLATMLLVVVLVFFLCNLLPLVTNAFEVFLGDAFDNLDPLVKTSNLLVTINSSVNFVIYVIFGEKFKRVFLKIFCAGRVRPRGLRDSPEHTRDDSFASCGERMSLRLARNGTLRRSEMRSTRMSRPRRAASPAPTVYYPAPTPSTDISLASTDAPPSAVRWNGNSRLHF from the coding sequence ATGAACCGGTCGGCGCCTCTCGAGTGCGACACGGATGTGGGCGTGCCCGACTCCGACAAGCTGTTCCGGTTCGTGGTGCATGGGGTGCTCCTCAACGCGATTGGTGCCGGCGGCCTCCTAGGCAATGCGCTCTCAGTGCTAGTACTGTCACGCCCGCAGATGCGATCCTCCATCAACTGCCTACTGGTTGGCCTCGCAGCCTGCGACACCGTGCTCATATTTACATCAATTCTTCTCTTCGGACTCACAGCTGTGTACCCCTACACGGGAGCTCTGAGATACTATTATTACCACATATGTCCTCATCTAACGCCCTACGCTTATCCACTAGCAAATGTGGCCCAAACGATGTCGGTCTACCTCACACTGATAGTAACAGTCGAAAGATGGGTGGCCGTTTGTCATCCTTTTCGAGCGAAGGCTCTCTGCACTTCGTCCCGAGCGCGTTGGTACGTACTCGGTACTGCAACATTCGCTTTCGCGTACAATGCACCCAAGTTCTTCGAGGCAGAAGTAGTAGCCGAGGGCGACCCCGAAGCCGAAGAAATAATATACTGCGTGCGAGCAAATGTGGACTTCCGCACCGATAGATACGTGGCGGTGTACATACACTGGATGTACCTAGTGGTCATGTACATTGTACCCTTCTCCGCTCTAGCGGCCCTCAACGCTTGTATCGTCCGACAAGTGCGTCGCGCGCAGGCGGAGCGAGCGCGACTATCCCGCGTGCAACGCCGTGAACTGGGCCTGGCCACTATGTTGCTTGTCGTCGTTCTAGTTTTCTTTCTCTGCAATCTGTTGCCGCTCGTAACCAACGCTTTTGAAGTATTTCTCGGAGATGCGTTTGACAATCTCGATCCTCTCGTAAAAACGAGCAATCTCCTCGTGACGATAAACAGCAGCGTCAACTTTGTGATCTATGTAATTTTCGGAGAAAAGTTCAAGCGTGTATTTCTCAAGATTTTTTGTGCGGGGCGAGTCCGGCCGCGAGGGCTGCGGGACTCGCCAGAGCACACGCGGGACGATTCGTTTGCGTCATGCGGGGAACGCATGTCGCTACGGCTGGCGCGCAACGGCACTCTTCGgcggtcggagatgcgctcgaCGCGTATGAGCCGGCCTCGACGTGCCGCCTCGCCCGCTCCCACCGTCTACTACCCAGCACCTACGCCCTCCACCGATATCTCGCTGGCTTCCACCGATGCACCGCCTTCCGCAGTACGATGGAACGGAAATTCGAGGCTGCACTTCTGA